A window from Apostichopus japonicus isolate 1M-3 chromosome 2, ASM3797524v1, whole genome shotgun sequence encodes these proteins:
- the LOC139979614 gene encoding U6 snRNA-associated Sm-like protein LSm1 codes for MEGQDYMPGTASLLEEIDKKILVVLRDGRTLIGFLRSVDQFANLVLHRTIERIYVGKQYGDIPRGIFVVRGENVELLGEIDLKNEGNLPLEEVSVENILQAQRLEQQKKQDEQKKQYKKLLERGLQPHAERTADEFT; via the exons ATGGAAGGGCAAGATTATATGCCTGGAACTGCAAGTCTTCTGGAGGAAATAGACA AAAAGATACTGGTCGTCCTCAGAGATGGACGCACACTAATTGGTTTTCTCAGATCTGTGGACCAATTTG CAAATCTAGTCCTCCATAGAACTATAGAGAGGATTTACGTTGGCAAGCAGTACGGTGACATTCCAAGAGGCATCTTTGTGGTGCGTGGTGAGAATGTCGAGTTATTGGGAGAAATC GATTTAAAGAACGAAGGGAACTTACCCTTAGAGGAAGTATCGGTGGAAAATATACTGCAAGCCCAACGACTGGAACAGCAGAAGAAACAAGACGAACAGAAAAAACAGTATAAGAAACTCTTAGAAAGAGGTTTGCAACCTCACGCAGAACGGACGGCAGATGAATTCACATGA
- the LOC139979621 gene encoding UV excision repair protein RAD23 homolog A-like produces the protein MLITLKTLQQQTFKVEIDENASVKELKEKIEAERGKDYPAAGQKLIYAGKILNDESPLKEYHIVEPNFVVVMVTKPKQAPKTEAPKQETTSQPSSAAATEATPAASTETAKTTPTTKEETSTEKKEQSTTDAASASAATTPSQPSEPTPGASSQVSLESAESTLVTGSEYEDIVKKIMDMGFEKERVIRALRASFNNPDRAVEYLMSGIPDLPEPAEEEAQPPLNPETESSGSTPAQPQPPASAPATGDSAANRLAFLRGQAQFASMRQLVQRNPALLPVLLQQVGQSNPELLQMITQNQEAFISMLNEPVPEGEAPPAAGGSLSGPSAAPAAPPAGTEGGSTGGSGGGNPPGAQQGVNYIQVTATERAAIERLKAMGYAEEIVVQAYFACEKNEQLAANFLINQTMDED, from the exons ATGTTGATAACATTAAAAACTTTACAACAACAGACCTTTAAGGTCGAAATTGATGAGAATGCTTCG GTCAAAGAATTAAAGGAAAAAATTGAAGCAGAGAGAGGCAAGGATTATCCTGCTGctggtcaaaagttaatataTGCTG GTAAAATTTTAAATGATGAATCACCCTTGAAAGAATATCACATTGTGGAACctaattttgttgttgtgatgGTGACAAAG CCAAAGCAAGCTCCTAAAACAGAAGCCCCCAAGCAAGAAACAACTTCACAGCCCTCCTCTGCTGCTGCTACAGAGGCAACTCCAGCTGCTTCAACAGAAACCGCAAAGACCACCCCGACAACGAAGGAAGAGACGTCCACGGAGAAGAAAGAACAGTCTACTACAGATGCAGCCTCGGCCAGTGCTGCCACGACACCTTCTCAGCCCTCCGAGCCGACACCGGGGGCATCGTCGCAGGTGTCGTTAGAGAGCGCAGAGTCCACATTGGTAACCGGCTCAGAGTATGAAGATATCGTCAAGAAGATAATGGACATGGGGTTTGAGAAAGAAAGAGTCATTAGAGCGTTGAGAGCATCCTTTAATAATCCAGATAGAGCCGTGGAGTATCTCATGTCA GGTATCCCTGACCTTCCCGAACCAGCCGAGGAGGAAGCCCAGCCCCCATTAAATCCTGAGACTGAGAGTAGTGGCAGTACTCCAGCACAACCTCAGCCGCCGGCATCGGCTCCAGCGACTGGTGATAGCGCAGCCAATAGATTAGCATTCTTAAGAGGACAGGCCCAGTTTGCAAGTATGAGACAGCTAGTCCAACGGAACCCTGCCCTCCTTCCTGTTCTCCTTCAACAAGTGGGACAATCAAATCCAGAATTACTTCAG ATGATTACTCAGAACCAGGAGGCCTTCATTTCAATGTTGAATGAACCAGTACCAGAAGGGGAAGCGCCTCCCGCCGCCGGGGGAAGTCTATCCGGTCCCAGTGCGGCACCTGCCGCACCACCTGCTGGCACAGAAGGTGGGAGTACCGGTGGTAGTGGTGGTGGGAATCCGCCAGGAGCTCAACAAGGGGTCAATTACATTCAAGTAACAGCAACGGAGAGGGCAGCAATCGAGAGG tTGAAGGCCATGGGTTATGCTGAAGAGATTGTAGTCCAAGCCTACTTTGCCTGCGAAAAGAACGAACAACTTGCTGCAAACTTCCTTATAAATCAAACCATGGACGAAGATTAG